A DNA window from Providencia huaxiensis contains the following coding sequences:
- the rpoS gene encoding RNA polymerase sigma factor RpoS: MSQSSLKVNELYNDLDESNLNDTFDESQFKEEDLVTELDDEMDLLQNTNQRVLDATQIYLSEIGFSPLLTAEEEVFYARRALRGDIASRQRMIESNLRLVVKISRRYNNRGLALLDLIEEGNLGLIRAVEKFDPEKGFRFSTYATWWIRQTIERAIMNQTRTIRLPIHIVKELNIYLRTARELAQKLDHEPSPEEIAEQLDKPVEDVSRMLRLNERITSVDTPIAGDSEKSLLEVLSDDNDSGPENTIQDNDLKDNIVKWLYELNPKQREVLARRFGLLGYEAETLEEVGREIGLTRERVRQIQVEGLKRLKDILHGEELTLESLFNM, encoded by the coding sequence ATGAGCCAAAGTTCGCTGAAAGTTAACGAGTTATATAATGACCTCGACGAAAGTAATTTAAATGACACTTTTGACGAGAGTCAGTTTAAAGAAGAGGATCTGGTTACTGAGCTAGATGACGAAATGGATTTACTCCAGAACACAAATCAACGTGTTCTGGATGCCACTCAAATTTATCTTAGTGAGATTGGGTTCTCACCACTCCTTACAGCAGAAGAAGAAGTTTTCTATGCAAGACGTGCATTGCGGGGTGATATCGCATCACGGCAGCGCATGATAGAAAGCAACCTTCGTCTCGTTGTAAAAATATCACGTCGTTATAATAATCGAGGTCTCGCATTACTCGATTTGATAGAAGAAGGAAATCTTGGGTTGATTCGTGCTGTTGAAAAGTTTGATCCTGAAAAAGGATTCCGCTTCTCGACGTATGCAACGTGGTGGATCCGTCAAACGATCGAACGCGCGATCATGAACCAAACTCGAACTATTCGCCTTCCTATTCATATCGTTAAAGAACTCAATATTTACCTTCGTACTGCACGTGAATTAGCCCAGAAGTTGGACCATGAGCCAAGCCCTGAAGAGATCGCTGAGCAGCTAGATAAACCTGTCGAAGATGTCAGTAGGATGTTACGTTTAAATGAACGTATCACATCTGTTGATACGCCAATTGCAGGGGACTCAGAGAAATCTTTGCTTGAGGTATTGTCTGATGATAATGATTCAGGTCCAGAAAATACAATTCAAGATAATGACTTAAAAGATAATATTGTTAAGTGGTTATATGAATTGAACCCAAAACAAAGGGAGGTTTTAGCACGACGTTTTGGGCTTTTAGGCTATGAAGCTGAAACTCTGGAAGAAGTTGGCCGTGAAATTGGGTTAACAAGAGAACGTGTTCGTCAGATCCAAGTAGAAGGTTTAAAGCGATTAAAAGATATTTTACATGGCGAAGAGCTGACTCTGGAGTCGCTATTTAATATGTAG
- the nlpD gene encoding murein hydrolase activator NlpD — translation MKIVSPISRIRWAVIFSFSGALLAGCSTPYHTAAPISSVNDSQSSQQTVQRTTPASSPNTGMSTAMPSSRPNLSSNTNTQPVSRSSGPVTTNGEGRIVYNRDYGSIPKGSYNGNSYTVQRGDTLFYIAYLTGNDFRELASRNNIPEPYSLNVGQVINIGNTNVNSNTQLAANSSNSHQQAVDLRTTNEYPANSGGQNSGKMLPNNKKPATQASTTTTASTTTASTAVSSTNNSSIKWRWPAEGKMIEGFSDAQGGNKGVDIAGSRGQAVLTAAPGKVVYAGNALRGYGNLIIIKHNDDYLSAYAHNDTLLVRDQQDVTAGQKIATMGSTGTSSVRLHFEIRYKGKSVNPLRYLPQR, via the coding sequence ATGAAAATTGTTAGCCCTATAAGCAGAATTCGATGGGCCGTCATCTTTTCATTTAGCGGAGCGCTATTGGCAGGTTGTTCAACACCGTATCATACAGCGGCACCTATTTCGAGTGTGAATGATAGCCAGTCTAGCCAGCAAACGGTGCAAAGGACGACACCGGCCTCGTCACCAAATACGGGGATGAGCACGGCAATGCCATCGTCTCGTCCTAATTTATCAAGTAATACAAATACTCAGCCTGTAAGTCGTAGCTCAGGGCCTGTAACAACTAATGGTGAAGGGCGCATTGTATACAACCGTGATTATGGCAGTATTCCAAAAGGCAGTTATAACGGTAATAGCTATACGGTTCAGCGTGGTGACACGTTATTCTATATCGCATACTTAACAGGTAATGATTTCCGTGAGTTAGCATCGCGAAACAATATTCCAGAGCCCTACAGTCTCAATGTCGGGCAGGTTATTAATATTGGTAACACAAATGTGAACTCGAACACTCAATTAGCGGCAAATTCATCAAATAGTCATCAGCAAGCGGTTGATCTTCGAACAACTAATGAGTATCCTGCAAACAGTGGTGGTCAAAATTCAGGTAAGATGTTGCCTAATAATAAGAAACCTGCAACGCAGGCTTCAACGACGACAACAGCCTCGACAACAACCGCTTCTACCGCAGTCAGTAGTACGAATAATTCGTCAATAAAATGGCGTTGGCCAGCCGAAGGGAAAATGATTGAAGGTTTCTCTGATGCTCAAGGTGGGAACAAAGGGGTAGATATCGCCGGTTCTCGAGGCCAAGCTGTGCTTACTGCTGCGCCAGGAAAAGTCGTTTACGCGGGTAATGCCTTGCGTGGATATGGAAATCTAATAATTATAAAACATAACGATGACTATCTAAGTGCTTATGCTCACAACGATACATTGCTTGTGCGTGATCAGCAGGACGTCACTGCGGGTCAAAAAATAGCCACTATGGGTAGTACTGGAACTAGTTCGGTTAGACTACACTTTGAAATTCGTTACAAGGGAAAATCAGTAAACCCGTTGCGCTATTTGCCGCAACGATAA
- a CDS encoding protein-L-isoaspartate(D-aspartate) O-methyltransferase, translating to MNTGLMKELLAQLRQQGIHDERLLDAISLVPRERFVDEALSHKAYDNIPLPIGHGQTISQPYIVAKMTALLALAPDDHVLEIGTGSGYQTAVLAHLVKHVFSVERVKSLQWAAKRRLKQLDLHNVSTRHGDGWEGWQSKGPFDAIIVTAAPTEIPALLLGQLKDGGRMVLPVGDKEQALKLITRRGNDYHTNVIEKVRFVPLIAGDLL from the coding sequence ATGAATACAGGGCTCATGAAAGAACTTTTGGCTCAATTACGCCAACAGGGAATTCACGATGAGCGCCTATTAGATGCCATTTCACTCGTTCCTCGGGAACGGTTTGTGGATGAAGCGCTCTCCCATAAAGCCTATGACAATATCCCATTACCTATTGGTCATGGGCAAACTATTTCTCAGCCGTATATTGTAGCTAAAATGACGGCGCTATTGGCTTTAGCACCGGATGATCACGTTCTCGAGATAGGGACAGGCTCAGGGTATCAAACAGCAGTATTGGCACACTTGGTTAAGCATGTTTTTTCTGTTGAGCGGGTGAAAAGTTTGCAATGGGCTGCAAAGCGGCGCTTGAAACAGCTTGATTTACATAATGTTTCAACTCGTCATGGAGACGGTTGGGAAGGTTGGCAGTCAAAAGGACCTTTTGATGCCATTATCGTTACTGCGGCGCCAACAGAAATACCGGCTTTACTATTAGGGCAATTAAAAGATGGTGGTCGAATGGTTTTACCTGTCGGTGATAAAGAACAAGCTCTGAAGCTAATTACTCGACGTGGTAATGATTACCATACTAATGTTATTGAAAAAGTCCGTTTTGTTCCATTGATTGCCGGCGACCTCCTTTAA
- the surE gene encoding 5'/3'-nucleotidase SurE translates to MLKILLSNDDGVNAPGIQTLAAALRQYYHVQVIAPDRNRSGASNALTLDKPLKIQTLSNGDLAVQEGTPTDCVYIGVNKVVRPRPDIVVSGINCGPNLGDDVIYSGTVAAATEGRHLGLPSIAVSLDGETHYESAAKVTCEILALLQKNPLRAGNILNINVPDIPYEEIKGIKVTRCGSRHAASEVYSLEDPKGNTLYWLGPVGEIRDASPGTDFEAVQNGYVSITPLQVDLTAYKVHSLVEEWLEKSGVSVK, encoded by the coding sequence ATGCTAAAGATTTTATTGAGTAATGACGACGGGGTAAATGCGCCGGGAATTCAAACCCTTGCAGCTGCGCTACGCCAATATTATCATGTTCAGGTGATTGCGCCTGATCGCAATCGTAGTGGGGCTTCGAACGCATTAACATTAGATAAACCACTTAAAATTCAAACATTAAGTAATGGTGACCTTGCTGTACAAGAAGGTACACCAACAGATTGCGTCTATATTGGGGTGAATAAAGTGGTGCGCCCACGTCCTGATATTGTTGTATCTGGTATCAACTGTGGCCCTAATTTAGGGGATGATGTTATTTACTCAGGCACGGTTGCAGCGGCAACAGAAGGCCGCCATTTAGGTTTACCTTCAATTGCGGTATCGTTAGATGGGGAAACGCATTATGAAAGTGCCGCTAAAGTGACATGCGAGATCCTTGCACTCTTACAGAAAAACCCATTGCGAGCTGGGAACATTTTAAATATAAATGTACCTGATATCCCGTACGAAGAAATTAAAGGTATCAAAGTCACCCGCTGTGGTAGCCGCCATGCCGCTTCTGAGGTATATAGCTTAGAGGACCCGAAAGGGAATACATTGTATTGGTTAGGTCCCGTTGGGGAAATTCGTGATGCCAGTCCTGGAACGGATTTTGAAGCAGTGCAAAATGGGTATGTTTCAATCACCCCATTACAAGTTGACCTAACCGCTTATAAAGTACACTCATTAGTGGAAGAGTGGCTAGAAAAATCAGGAGTGTCAGTAAAATGA
- the truD gene encoding tRNA pseudouridine(13) synthase TruD produces the protein MKVMNVQYLHGKPLSSGTLKSVPEDFIVKEDLGFELDGEGEHVMVRVEKTGCNTVFVAEQLAKFAKISARAVSYAGLKDRHAVTEQWFCLQMPGKETPVFSTWQLEGCRILAVTRQKRKLRIGSLKGNQFEITLRDISDAKDVEQRLHKVALAGVPNYFGEQRFGRDGQNLSQALRWANQEINVRERNKRSFYLSAARSAMFNHVASERIANNTAQHVMLGDALQLTGRGSWFVATQDEFATLQPRLESNELSITAPLPGDGELGTQDEALAFETQCLADYQPFISLMQRERVSSARRAIVVKPQNLQWEWLDDSTVKLNFFLNSGCFATSVVREIINQNGQDNVDAKDFIE, from the coding sequence ATGAAAGTAATGAATGTTCAGTACCTGCATGGTAAGCCATTGTCTTCTGGCACATTAAAAAGTGTTCCAGAAGATTTTATCGTCAAAGAAGATTTAGGTTTTGAGCTAGATGGTGAAGGCGAACATGTTATGGTTCGCGTGGAAAAAACAGGCTGCAATACAGTATTTGTTGCCGAACAACTCGCCAAATTTGCTAAAATTTCAGCCAGAGCAGTCAGTTACGCAGGTTTAAAAGATAGACACGCAGTGACGGAGCAATGGTTCTGTCTGCAAATGCCAGGTAAAGAAACGCCTGTTTTTTCAACTTGGCAGCTAGAAGGCTGCCGAATACTGGCAGTCACCAGGCAAAAACGTAAATTACGTATTGGTTCCTTGAAAGGAAACCAGTTTGAAATAACCTTGCGTGATATTTCGGATGCGAAAGACGTTGAACAACGTTTACACAAAGTCGCATTAGCAGGTGTGCCTAATTACTTCGGTGAACAACGTTTTGGACGCGATGGCCAAAATTTATCGCAAGCGTTGCGTTGGGCAAACCAAGAAATCAACGTGCGTGAACGCAACAAGCGTAGTTTTTATCTTTCTGCTGCTCGTAGTGCAATGTTTAACCATGTAGCAAGCGAACGAATTGCAAATAATACCGCCCAACACGTGATGCTAGGTGATGCATTGCAATTAACGGGCAGAGGGAGTTGGTTTGTCGCGACACAAGATGAATTTGCTACATTACAACCTCGCTTGGAGTCCAACGAATTAAGCATCACAGCGCCATTACCCGGTGATGGGGAGCTGGGAACTCAGGATGAAGCTCTGGCATTTGAAACTCAGTGTTTAGCGGATTACCAGCCCTTTATCTCTTTAATGCAGCGTGAACGAGTTTCTTCAGCTAGAAGGGCTATCGTTGTTAAACCCCAAAACTTACAGTGGGAATGGTTGGATGACTCGACGGTAAAACTGAATTTTTTCTTAAACTCAGGTTGTTTTGCAACCAGTGTTGTGAGAGAAATTATTAATCAAAATGGGCAGGATAATGTCGATGCTAAAGATTTTATTGAGTAA
- the ispF gene encoding 2-C-methyl-D-erythritol 2,4-cyclodiphosphate synthase: MRIGHGFDVHKFGGEGPIIIGGVRIPYEQGLLAHSDGDVVLHALTDAILGAAALGDIGKLFPDTDPAYKGADSRVLLRDAFCHVRAKGYRIGNIDITIMAQAPKMLPHIAQMRVNIAEDLECHMDDVNAKATTTEQLGFVGRKEGIACAAVVLLIKDNSNESNECSVPAW, from the coding sequence ATGAGAATCGGACACGGTTTTGACGTACATAAATTTGGTGGTGAAGGCCCTATCATCATTGGTGGCGTGCGTATCCCTTATGAACAAGGTTTACTCGCGCACTCTGACGGTGATGTGGTATTGCATGCGTTAACTGATGCAATTCTTGGTGCTGCAGCATTAGGGGATATTGGTAAATTATTCCCCGATACTGACCCTGCCTATAAAGGGGCAGATAGCCGAGTCTTATTGAGAGATGCGTTTTGCCATGTACGTGCCAAAGGGTATCGCATTGGTAATATTGATATCACCATCATGGCTCAGGCACCAAAAATGTTGCCACACATCGCTCAAATGCGTGTGAATATCGCCGAAGATCTTGAGTGCCATATGGATGATGTCAATGCGAAAGCGACCACGACAGAACAGTTAGGTTTTGTGGGGCGTAAAGAAGGCATTGCCTGTGCTGCGGTTGTTCTTTTAATAAAAGATAATAGTAATGAAAGTAATGAATGTTCAGTACCTGCATGGTAA
- the ispD gene encoding 2-C-methyl-D-erythritol 4-phosphate cytidylyltransferase, producing the protein MTNPNHALQSNLPQIVALIPAAGIGSRMNAECPKQYLQVAGKTIIEHTINALLENDKVQEIVVALSAEDDYFQQLAIANDPRVTTVIGGKERADSVLAGLDFLITNPNFSDCWVLVHDAARPCLHQSDLNEIIQLAAEQNCCGGILAAPVRDTMKRSSTASQLIDHTVEREALWHALTPQFFPLALLRDCLSKALKENAVITDEASALEYCGHQPVLVAGRADNLKVTRPEDLTLAEFYLSRMNN; encoded by the coding sequence ATGACAAATCCAAACCATGCCCTACAAAGCAATCTCCCGCAAATTGTTGCACTGATCCCTGCAGCAGGGATAGGTAGCCGTATGAATGCAGAGTGCCCAAAACAATACTTGCAGGTTGCAGGTAAAACGATCATTGAGCACACCATAAACGCATTGCTTGAAAATGATAAAGTGCAAGAGATTGTGGTTGCTTTGAGTGCGGAAGACGATTATTTTCAGCAGCTTGCAATTGCTAATGACCCTCGAGTGACGACGGTCATTGGTGGCAAAGAGCGTGCCGATTCAGTATTAGCAGGTCTGGATTTTTTAATCACTAACCCCAACTTTTCAGATTGCTGGGTATTAGTGCATGATGCGGCACGTCCCTGCCTCCATCAATCAGATTTAAATGAAATTATTCAATTAGCAGCGGAACAAAATTGTTGTGGTGGGATCCTCGCTGCCCCCGTACGCGATACCATGAAACGCAGCTCAACAGCGAGTCAATTAATTGACCACACGGTTGAACGTGAAGCGCTATGGCATGCGCTCACACCACAATTTTTTCCGTTAGCATTATTACGGGACTGTCTAAGTAAAGCCTTGAAAGAAAACGCGGTGATTACTGATGAAGCTTCTGCGCTAGAGTATTGCGGCCACCAACCGGTGTTAGTGGCTGGCCGCGCTGATAATTTAAAAGTGACGCGCCCAGAAGACCTCACTTTAGCGGAATTTTATCTTTCAAGAATGAATAACTAA
- the ftsB gene encoding cell division protein FtsB, translating to MGKLTLLLIAILAWLQYSLWLGKNGIHDYVQVKDDVAAQEIVNSRLKMRNEQLFAEINDLNDGQDAIEERARTELGMIKPGESFYRMVKESNNQK from the coding sequence ATGGGTAAATTAACGCTACTATTAATTGCGATATTAGCTTGGTTACAGTATTCCTTATGGTTAGGCAAAAATGGCATACATGACTACGTACAAGTCAAAGATGATGTCGCTGCTCAGGAAATTGTAAATTCGCGCTTAAAAATGCGTAATGAACAGCTATTCGCTGAAATCAATGACTTAAATGATGGTCAAGATGCGATTGAAGAACGAGCTCGAACGGAGCTTGGGATGATCAAACCTGGAGAGTCATTTTATCGAATGGTTAAAGAAAGTAATAACCAGAAATAG
- the cysC gene encoding adenylyl-sulfate kinase — protein MTKENHIVWHQHAVTRQLRESNNGHKGAVLWFTGLSGSGKSTLAGAIEHQLTSMGMKTYLLDGDNIRHGLCRDLGFNEADRQENIRRVGEVAKLMVDAGLIVATAFISPFQADRQKVRDLFEPDQFFELYVDTPVSICEQRDPKGLYQQAREGKIKQFTGIDSPYEEPQHPELHLDGQQLISDSLSQIIALLLRNHVIPLDY, from the coding sequence ATGACAAAAGAAAACCATATTGTTTGGCACCAACACGCAGTAACTCGCCAGCTACGTGAGAGTAATAATGGCCACAAAGGTGCTGTGTTGTGGTTCACCGGGTTATCAGGTTCAGGAAAATCAACATTAGCGGGAGCAATAGAGCACCAACTTACGTCAATGGGAATGAAAACCTATTTGTTGGATGGCGATAATATCCGCCATGGTTTATGCCGTGATTTAGGATTTAATGAGGCTGATAGACAAGAAAATATCCGTCGAGTGGGTGAGGTGGCGAAGTTAATGGTCGATGCAGGGCTGATTGTTGCGACCGCCTTTATTTCACCTTTTCAAGCGGATAGGCAGAAAGTCCGTGACTTGTTTGAACCCGATCAATTTTTTGAGTTGTACGTGGATACACCCGTAAGTATTTGTGAACAGCGAGACCCTAAAGGGTTATATCAACAAGCGCGGGAAGGGAAAATTAAGCAATTCACAGGAATTGACTCCCCTTATGAAGAACCGCAACACCCAGAGCTACATCTGGATGGGCAACAACTGATTTCTGATTCCCTTTCCCAAATTATTGCGCTTTTATTGCGCAATCATGTCATTCCGCTAGATTATTAA
- the cysN gene encoding sulfate adenylyltransferase subunit CysN has product MAQAVYNESIAHQIEQQGGVEPYLLAQQQKGLLRFLTCGNVDDGKSTLIGRLLHDTRQIYQDQLSTLQSDSKRIGTQGEKLDLALLVDGLAAEREQGITIDVAYRYFSTEKRKFIIADTPGHEQYTRNMATGASTCSLSILLIDARKGVQEQTRRHSFISTLLGIRHLIVAVNKMDLVDYSEAIFEKIKQDYQKFAMELPVDLKVWFVPISALDGDNIVNASDNFKWYQGDTLLSILENVQVEQKASEQALRFPVQYVNRPNLDFRGYSGTLSSGIVEVGQKVKVLPSGATSAIKEIVTFSGLQDFAVPGEAITLVLEDEIDISRGDLIVAQDETLQSTQHASVDVVWMSEQPLVQGQQLDIKIAGKRSRAKVENIQYQVDINNLTQKVATELPLNGIGLVEFSFDEPLLLENYQRNADTGGMIFIDRLTNVTVGAGLVRETQAPVFEKNSDFSEFEIELNKLVRRHFPHWGARDVLGGK; this is encoded by the coding sequence ATGGCACAAGCCGTTTATAATGAATCAATCGCTCATCAAATTGAACAGCAAGGTGGTGTAGAGCCTTATTTATTGGCGCAGCAACAAAAAGGATTATTGCGTTTTTTAACCTGTGGCAATGTGGATGATGGTAAAAGCACCCTAATCGGCCGTTTACTGCATGATACTCGCCAAATATACCAAGATCAGCTGTCAACCTTGCAAAGTGACAGTAAGCGGATAGGGACTCAAGGGGAAAAGCTTGACCTTGCTTTGCTGGTGGATGGCCTTGCTGCTGAACGTGAGCAGGGGATCACCATCGATGTGGCTTATCGTTATTTTTCAACAGAAAAACGCAAATTTATTATTGCGGACACCCCCGGTCATGAGCAATATACGCGCAATATGGCGACAGGGGCATCAACTTGCTCACTTTCTATTTTGTTGATCGATGCTCGAAAAGGAGTACAGGAACAAACACGTCGCCATAGTTTTATTAGTACATTGCTTGGGATCCGCCATCTTATTGTTGCCGTCAATAAAATGGATCTAGTGGATTACAGTGAAGCCATTTTTGAAAAAATAAAGCAGGATTACCAAAAGTTTGCGATGGAATTGCCGGTTGATTTAAAGGTATGGTTTGTACCTATCTCAGCCCTTGATGGCGATAACATTGTGAATGCTAGCGATAATTTTAAGTGGTATCAAGGTGATACGCTATTATCGATATTGGAAAATGTTCAAGTGGAACAAAAAGCCTCGGAGCAAGCTTTGCGTTTCCCTGTGCAATATGTGAACCGCCCAAATTTAGACTTTCGTGGATACAGCGGAACATTATCATCAGGGATTGTCGAAGTGGGGCAAAAGGTCAAAGTATTACCCTCTGGTGCGACCTCAGCAATCAAAGAAATTGTGACATTTTCAGGGTTACAAGATTTTGCTGTCCCGGGGGAAGCGATTACATTAGTGCTTGAAGATGAAATTGATATCAGTCGTGGCGACTTGATTGTTGCACAAGATGAAACCTTACAAAGCACACAGCATGCATCTGTCGATGTGGTATGGATGTCTGAACAGCCGTTAGTTCAAGGGCAACAACTTGATATTAAAATTGCGGGAAAACGCAGCCGGGCAAAAGTAGAAAATATTCAATATCAAGTAGATATCAATAATTTAACACAGAAAGTGGCTACGGAACTACCGTTGAATGGCATTGGTTTAGTGGAATTTTCCTTTGATGAACCATTGTTACTGGAAAACTATCAACGCAATGCAGACACTGGCGGAATGATTTTTATTGATAGGCTCACAAATGTGACTGTCGGGGCGGGTTTAGTCCGCGAAACACAAGCCCCTGTCTTTGAAAAAAACAGTGATTTTAGTGAATTTGAAATTGAGCTAAATAAATTAGTTCGCCGCCATTTCCCTCATTGGGGTGCACGCGATGTATTAGGTGGGAAATAA
- the cysD gene encoding sulfate adenylyltransferase subunit CysD: protein MNDKKLTHLQQLEAESIHIIREVAAEFANPVMLYSIGKDSSVMLHLARKAFYPGKLPFPLLHVDTGWKFREMYEFRDATAEKYGFELLVHRNPEGEKLGINPFVHGSAKHTDIMKTEGLKQALDKYGFDAAFGGARRDEEKSRAKERIYSFRDRSHRWDPKNQRPELWHNYNGQVNKGESIRVFPLSNWTELDIWQYIYLENIDIVPLYFAKERPVIQRDGTLLMVDDNRIDLQPGEVVSQQKVRFRTLGCWPLTGAVPSESQTLPEIIEEMLISTTSERQGRLIDSDQSASMELKKRQGYF from the coding sequence GTGAACGACAAAAAATTGACTCATTTACAGCAGTTAGAGGCAGAAAGTATTCATATCATTCGTGAAGTTGCCGCCGAATTTGCTAACCCAGTGATGCTGTATTCTATTGGTAAAGATTCTTCTGTGATGCTGCATTTAGCACGCAAGGCATTTTATCCAGGAAAGCTCCCATTTCCTCTCTTACATGTTGATACAGGATGGAAATTTCGTGAAATGTACGAGTTTCGCGATGCAACTGCAGAAAAATACGGTTTTGAGCTACTTGTTCATCGTAACCCTGAAGGGGAAAAATTAGGGATCAACCCGTTTGTGCATGGCAGTGCTAAGCACACGGATATTATGAAAACGGAAGGCTTAAAGCAGGCTTTGGATAAGTACGGTTTTGATGCCGCATTTGGTGGCGCTCGTCGTGATGAAGAAAAATCACGTGCAAAAGAGCGGATCTACTCTTTTCGTGACCGATCTCATCGTTGGGATCCTAAAAACCAACGGCCTGAGCTATGGCATAACTACAATGGGCAGGTCAATAAAGGGGAAAGTATTCGTGTTTTCCCGCTATCAAATTGGACTGAACTTGATATCTGGCAATATATCTATTTGGAAAATATCGACATTGTTCCCCTGTACTTTGCAAAAGAACGACCAGTTATTCAGCGGGATGGGACTTTATTAATGGTGGATGATAACCGTATTGACCTACAACCTGGCGAAGTGGTTAGCCAGCAAAAAGTGCGTTTTAGAACATTAGGTTGTTGGCCATTGACGGGAGCTGTGCCATCTGAATCACAAACACTGCCTGAGATCATAGAAGAAATGTTGATTTCTACGACGAGTGAACGGCAGGGGAGGCTGATTGATAGCGACCAATCCGCTTCGATGGAGTTGAAAAAGCGCCAAGGTTATTTTTAG
- the cysG gene encoding siroheme synthase CysG, giving the protein MDYLPLFVDVRTRKVVLIGGGVVAARKAELLIKAQANLVVISPTLCTQLQTEYQQNKFIWLAEDYQSTHLDDAFLVIAATDDALLNETVFYDANERKIFVNVVDDQPLCSFIVPSIIDRSPVIVAISSGGTAPVLARLLREKLETMLPTSLGKMAEIAGRWRHKVKETLTNMRERKRFWEKSFSGRFASLVEKGQFSEAEQQLERQLYEPDNHGELTLVGAGPGDAGLLTLKGLRVLQSAEVVLYDHLVSEEILELVRRDADKICVGKRAGAHSVSQEETNALIVKFAQQGKKVVRLKGGDPFIFGRGGEELQVAAQAGIPFQVVPGVTAAIGAAAYAGVPLTHREHSQSITFITGHCRENGTDLDWQALSRGNQTLAIYMGTVKAAKISEQLIQFGRAKNTPVAVIGCGTRREQKVVTGKLDELEVLAQQAPAPALIVVGEVAALHQQLAWFGSQTEDIRWRSAVLELA; this is encoded by the coding sequence ATGGATTATTTACCATTATTTGTCGATGTCCGCACGCGCAAGGTCGTGTTAATTGGCGGCGGTGTGGTCGCAGCACGAAAAGCAGAGTTGCTAATAAAAGCACAAGCGAATTTAGTGGTCATCTCACCGACGTTATGTACTCAGTTACAAACTGAATATCAACAAAATAAATTTATTTGGTTAGCAGAAGATTATCAATCCACTCATTTAGATGATGCATTTCTGGTTATTGCTGCAACGGATGATGCATTATTGAATGAAACGGTTTTCTACGATGCTAATGAACGAAAAATATTCGTTAACGTAGTCGATGACCAGCCATTATGTTCATTTATTGTTCCTTCCATTATTGACCGCTCCCCGGTGATTGTGGCGATCTCTTCAGGGGGAACCGCACCCGTATTAGCACGTTTACTCAGAGAAAAATTGGAAACGATGTTGCCAACCTCTTTGGGGAAAATGGCGGAGATAGCTGGTCGCTGGCGTCATAAAGTTAAAGAAACGCTAACTAATATGCGTGAAAGAAAACGTTTCTGGGAAAAAAGTTTTAGTGGTCGTTTTGCCTCTTTAGTTGAAAAAGGGCAATTCAGCGAAGCTGAACAACAGCTGGAACGACAGCTGTATGAGCCAGATAACCACGGTGAATTAACCCTAGTTGGTGCTGGGCCAGGGGATGCGGGGCTGCTTACATTAAAAGGACTGCGCGTTTTACAAAGTGCAGAAGTGGTTTTATATGACCATCTGGTGAGTGAGGAAATTCTCGAGTTAGTTCGCCGTGATGCAGACAAGATTTGTGTAGGTAAACGCGCAGGGGCCCACAGTGTTTCCCAAGAAGAAACCAATGCGCTGATCGTGAAATTTGCTCAACAAGGTAAAAAAGTCGTGCGCCTTAAAGGGGGGGATCCTTTCATTTTTGGGCGAGGGGGAGAAGAGCTACAAGTTGCAGCGCAAGCGGGGATCCCATTTCAAGTGGTTCCGGGTGTGACCGCGGCAATTGGTGCAGCCGCTTACGCGGGGGTTCCGCTGACTCACCGTGAACACTCACAAAGCATTACCTTTATTACGGGCCATTGCCGTGAAAATGGAACGGATCTCGATTGGCAGGCGCTTTCCCGAGGAAATCAAACCTTAGCTATCTATATGGGCACAGTGAAGGCCGCAAAAATCAGCGAGCAATTAATCCAATTCGGCCGAGCGAAAAATACCCCGGTAGCGGTTATCGGCTGTGGTACAAGGCGTGAACAAAAAGTAGTAACCGGAAAACTCGATGAGCTTGAAGTATTAGCACAGCAGGCACCCGCGCCTGCTTTGATAGTGGTTGGTGAAGTAGCTGCATTGCACCAACAACTCGCGTGGTTTGGTTCTCAAACTGAAGACATAAGATGGCGCAGTGCCGTATTGGAACTGGCTTAA